A portion of the bacterium genome contains these proteins:
- a CDS encoding polysaccharide biosynthesis protein, translating to MLTGQKIVVTGGTGSLGKVLIRRLLSGEMGVPKCIRVFSRDEAKQHAMRLHYQHRRVATDEVIYRNMQEVLQFQIGDVRDFHAVSSVMRDADVVFNAAALKQVPSCEYFPYEAVQTNIMGPENIIRAIRERNSVVKTVVGISTDKACKPVNVMGMTKAIQERVFITANMSCPDTRFICVRYGNVLASRGSVIPLFHQQIRDGGPVTITTESMTRFLLSLNDAVDTVFAALKGAGRGETYIPRVPAARMVDVAAALIGDRKIEVKVTGIRPGEKVDEILVSEEEAHRTVERGKYYSILPILPELRSGEKVEAALQSEYSSGDDLLDREAVLALIVKHKLTVDDRLAYEEDLLR from the coding sequence ATGTTGACAGGACAAAAAATTGTTGTGACGGGTGGGACCGGGTCCCTTGGGAAAGTGCTGATCCGGCGCCTGCTATCAGGTGAAATGGGTGTGCCGAAGTGCATTCGCGTGTTTTCCCGTGACGAAGCCAAGCAGCACGCCATGAGGCTTCATTATCAGCATCGGCGTGTGGCAACGGATGAGGTGATCTACCGGAATATGCAGGAAGTGCTTCAGTTCCAAATTGGCGACGTGAGGGACTTCCATGCTGTAAGTTCGGTGATGAGGGATGCAGATGTGGTTTTTAATGCCGCGGCACTTAAGCAAGTGCCGTCATGTGAATATTTCCCTTATGAGGCTGTTCAGACCAATATCATGGGGCCTGAAAACATTATACGAGCGATCCGTGAAAGAAACAGTGTTGTTAAAACAGTTGTGGGGATTTCGACTGACAAGGCCTGCAAGCCCGTCAACGTGATGGGCATGACCAAGGCCATACAGGAACGGGTGTTTATCACCGCCAACATGAGTTGTCCTGATACCCGCTTTATTTGCGTCAGATATGGAAATGTCCTGGCCTCACGGGGATCAGTCATTCCGCTATTCCATCAGCAAATTCGCGATGGTGGGCCTGTGACGATCACAACTGAGAGCATGACGCGCTTCCTGCTAAGTCTGAATGATGCTGTTGATACGGTGTTTGCTGCTCTTAAAGGTGCCGGAAGAGGAGAAACGTATATTCCCCGGGTGCCGGCGGCGCGGATGGTGGATGTTGCGGCGGCACTCATAGGTGACCGGAAGATTGAAGTCAAGGTGACAGGCATCCGTCCGGGCGAAAAAGTAGATGAAATTCTTGTCTCAGAGGAGGAGGCTCACAGGACTGTGGAAAGGGGCAAATACTACTCCATATTACCCATACTGCCTGAGCTTAGAAGCGGAGAGAAAGTGGAGGCCGCACTTCAATCAGAGTATAGTTCCGGAGACGATCTACTGGATCGAGAGGCTGTGTTAGCACTTATAGTGAAGCATAAATTGACAGTGGATGACCGCCTCGCGTATGAGGAAGATTTGTTGCGGTAA
- a CDS encoding SDR family oxidoreductase → MRLLVMGGAGMLGHKLCQVAGKSMEVHATFCHQPSGNMSMFLPAERMHGSVFAERFETVEAALDQVKPDAVVNCIGVVKQREAGKDPITSITVNALFPHLLARACQKRDIRIITISSDCVFSGRKGGYKEEEPSDGEDLYGRTKALGEVMGSHCLTLRTSMIGRELSGQQGLVEWLLSQAGQCVKGYRHAVFSGLTTLELSRVIVKIMEHEPLLSGLYHVSSAPITKYDLLHLINERYALNISIEPDDQSACDRSLNGSHFRETTGYVVPPWPDLIREMYEDPTPYEEIRAKK, encoded by the coding sequence ATGAGACTGCTTGTAATGGGTGGTGCGGGAATGCTGGGGCACAAGTTGTGCCAGGTAGCCGGAAAATCAATGGAGGTGCATGCCACATTTTGCCATCAACCCTCTGGGAATATGTCTATGTTCCTCCCGGCTGAAAGAATGCATGGCTCCGTTTTCGCGGAACGTTTCGAGACCGTTGAAGCCGCCCTTGATCAGGTCAAGCCCGACGCGGTGGTGAACTGCATCGGAGTGGTGAAACAACGTGAAGCTGGTAAAGATCCGATCACCAGCATAACGGTGAATGCTTTATTTCCGCATTTATTGGCGAGAGCGTGTCAGAAACGAGACATTCGCATCATTACCATTAGTTCGGATTGTGTGTTTTCAGGAAGGAAAGGCGGCTACAAGGAGGAAGAGCCGTCGGATGGAGAAGACCTTTATGGCCGGACCAAGGCGCTGGGCGAGGTGATGGGGAGTCATTGTCTGACCTTGCGGACATCCATGATTGGGCGGGAGCTTTCGGGGCAACAGGGGTTGGTGGAGTGGTTGTTATCGCAAGCTGGCCAGTGTGTAAAAGGGTATCGGCACGCTGTTTTCAGCGGATTAACGACTTTGGAGTTGTCACGTGTTATTGTGAAAATCATGGAGCATGAGCCGCTTCTCTCGGGACTCTATCACGTGAGTTCGGCTCCGATCACAAAATATGATTTGCTGCATTTGATTAATGAGCGGTATGCCTTGAACATCAGCATTGAGCCTGATGACCAGTCCGCTTGCGATCGCAGCCTGAATGGTTCCCACTTCCGGGAAACAACAGGTTATGTGGTGCCGCCCTGGCCGGATTTGATCCGCGAGATGTACGAGGATCCGACACCATATGAAGAGATTCGGGCGAAGAAATAA
- a CDS encoding glycosyltransferase family 4 protein: protein MVLSCLGQKCARRPRILFVAMADSVHTAHWVNQLAGTHWDVHLFPCDGPGDIHPDFSDITLHDVGLWRPNGLQPSVRVAGLWPLPIGAFKISRIQKWLGLEQSDRAIRLARIIRKLKPDIIHSLEMQHAGYLTMQARKMVPDGFPTWIYSSWGNDIYYFGQFGEQISKIKEVLAACDFHLADCQRDIILARKFGYHGEPGEVFPGPGGYPLAEVQKLASTLLPAQRRLIMVKGRENWAGRALDALEAIHRCADVLAGYEICVYGATSGVAEVAGHVRRLTGLNLRVLDGPRPHDEILTLMGRARIALALSVTDGTPNCMLEAMMLGAFPIQSDSGAIGEWIDDGRNGLMVPCDNVPAVEFALRRALREDVLVNRAAEINSQIAKDRLDEAKIRPHVLATYERLLNRQQGEGRKK from the coding sequence GTGGTATTGAGTTGCCTTGGACAAAAATGCGCGAGACGACCTCGTATCCTGTTTGTGGCCATGGCTGACAGTGTGCATACGGCACATTGGGTGAACCAGTTGGCCGGGACACATTGGGATGTCCATTTGTTTCCTTGCGATGGACCGGGCGACATTCATCCGGATTTTAGCGACATCACCTTGCATGATGTAGGGCTATGGCGTCCCAACGGATTGCAGCCATCGGTCCGGGTGGCCGGACTTTGGCCGCTTCCCATAGGGGCCTTTAAAATATCCCGGATTCAAAAATGGCTGGGGCTGGAACAATCCGATCGGGCAATACGCCTGGCGCGAATTATTAGAAAGTTAAAGCCGGATATTATTCATTCGCTCGAAATGCAGCATGCCGGTTACTTGACGATGCAAGCTCGTAAAATGGTTCCAGATGGTTTTCCGACGTGGATCTATTCTTCCTGGGGCAATGACATTTATTATTTTGGCCAATTTGGCGAACAGATCTCGAAAATAAAAGAAGTCTTGGCGGCTTGTGATTTTCATTTGGCCGACTGTCAGCGAGATATTATTTTAGCCAGGAAGTTTGGTTATCATGGCGAGCCGGGTGAGGTCTTTCCTGGCCCTGGGGGTTACCCTCTGGCCGAGGTGCAGAAACTGGCGTCGACTCTGTTGCCTGCGCAACGTCGACTCATTATGGTCAAGGGGCGTGAAAATTGGGCAGGGCGGGCTTTGGATGCATTGGAAGCCATTCATCGTTGTGCTGATGTGCTTGCGGGCTATGAAATCTGTGTGTATGGCGCGACTTCCGGGGTGGCAGAAGTGGCAGGGCATGTCCGGAGGTTAACCGGTCTGAATCTTCGTGTTCTCGACGGACCTCGACCCCATGATGAAATCTTGACCCTTATGGGGCGGGCACGCATTGCGTTGGCACTTTCGGTGACTGATGGGACGCCTAACTGTATGCTGGAGGCCATGATGCTGGGTGCTTTCCCGATTCAATCTGACTCCGGTGCCATCGGGGAATGGATTGATGATGGAAGAAATGGCCTGATGGTTCCCTGCGATAATGTTCCTGCCGTAGAGTTCGCCTTGCGGCGTGCCTTAAGGGAAGATGTCTTGGTAAACCGCGCGGCAGAAATCAATAGCCAGATTGCAAAAGACCGCCTTGATGAGGCAAAGATCCGCCCGCACGTGTTGGCAACCTACGAAAGACTGCTTAACCGGCAACAAGGAGAAGGACGAAAAAAATGA
- a CDS encoding glycosyltransferase has protein sequence MTPIVSIVMPVLNGVAFIDKAIRSITTQTLKEWELVVVDDGSSDGSQDVVRRWVDERIHLLQNERNRGASYCMNRGLDNARGKYVGRMDCDDISLPGRLAVQADYLERHSVGLLGTGFYQIEEESDVVSLHQSSLTDAELHWRFLFQNPVCSSSVMLKKEVLDKYGLRHDETLRSSLDFDFWTRVANVCETRVLSDPLVVYRRHASGISGQLRGDQKKNAEMISCRQLSLFLKTPCSFEVQERLRERLERLFLRTCGVLDRMAMKDYALLFEVARTLIKKHPVGADCVRKERAADIRYLIPIMPKKKEWRTIVQCGLSHDIVRSLMRWY, from the coding sequence ATGACACCAATAGTTTCCATTGTAATGCCGGTGCTAAACGGAGTTGCCTTTATTGATAAGGCGATCAGGAGCATCACGACGCAAACCTTGAAGGAATGGGAGCTAGTCGTCGTGGATGATGGTTCTAGCGATGGTAGTCAAGATGTGGTTAGGCGGTGGGTGGACGAGAGGATTCACCTGCTCCAGAATGAGCGAAACCGGGGCGCTTCCTATTGCATGAATCGTGGGCTAGACAATGCCAGAGGAAAATACGTTGGAAGGATGGACTGCGACGATATTTCGTTGCCGGGGCGGTTAGCTGTCCAAGCGGATTATCTGGAGCGACATTCGGTGGGGTTACTCGGGACCGGGTTCTATCAGATAGAGGAAGAGAGCGATGTGGTTTCGTTGCATCAATCATCCCTCACTGATGCCGAGTTGCACTGGCGTTTTCTGTTTCAAAACCCTGTGTGCAGTTCTTCTGTCATGCTCAAAAAAGAGGTGTTGGATAAATATGGGCTCAGGCACGATGAAACTTTGCGGAGTTCTCTTGACTTTGATTTCTGGACGCGGGTGGCAAACGTATGTGAAACGAGGGTCCTGTCCGACCCGTTGGTGGTCTATCGTCGTCATGCTTCAGGAATTAGCGGGCAGCTGAGAGGCGATCAGAAAAAAAATGCCGAAATGATTTCCTGTCGGCAACTTTCACTGTTTTTGAAGACGCCGTGTAGTTTCGAGGTGCAGGAAAGATTGCGTGAGCGCTTGGAGAGGTTATTTTTGAGAACTTGCGGGGTGCTTGATCGAATGGCCATGAAGGATTACGCCTTACTATTCGAAGTGGCGAGGACGTTGATTAAGAAGCATCCAGTGGGTGCGGATTGCGTGAGGAAAGAAAGAGCTGCGGATATTCGTTACCTGATTCCCATTATGCCAAAAAAGAAGGAATGGCGGACTATTGTTCAATGCGGGTTGTCACATGATATTGTGCGTTCGCTAATGAGGTGGTATTGA
- a CDS encoding glycosyltransferase family 4 protein gives MINAIKLIFGFICLRFVPHITRDSKTVLLIFQSPQNGGTHTYFKYITEYLAQRGLSIHLLVCENEIDESVLKIVDKYSIKMTIFTRGEIYQIFQRKGQSLKSWIYFILHALKQIIFLLNIYRTINPKFTYISVGYPFIWFVGLYIPGKIYYIQHVMPLHPLDSGNRLILKCGLLFKFKSLKFIAVSDFCRNKMAENWGILVRNTEVIYNYFDGTDTARISSDKIRILSLARADEARNPVLFAELGNIITDLRDNVIFVWAGSGDALGEAKARVKNHNKVQFIGHRNDVPELYANSDIYFNPANREAHGISVVGAMCYGLPVVATNNGGTVESVLDGETGFLVDVANKDQMIDRLLQLIDNKMLRIEMGRKAKLRFEQLFTAKIWSRKMDNLLKENFSVFEVADRRPSSST, from the coding sequence ATGATCAATGCCATTAAACTAATTTTCGGTTTTATATGCCTGAGGTTTGTGCCGCATATAACAAGGGATTCCAAAACAGTACTCTTGATATTTCAATCACCTCAAAATGGTGGAACGCATACCTATTTCAAGTACATAACAGAATATTTAGCTCAACGTGGGCTTTCGATTCATCTGCTTGTGTGCGAGAACGAAATTGATGAGTCAGTATTGAAAATTGTTGATAAATATAGTATTAAAATGACCATTTTCACTAGGGGGGAAATTTATCAAATATTTCAGCGTAAAGGGCAATCATTGAAGTCTTGGATTTACTTCATTTTGCACGCCCTTAAGCAAATCATATTTCTTCTGAATATCTACAGGACAATCAACCCGAAATTCACGTATATATCAGTTGGCTATCCTTTTATATGGTTTGTGGGTTTATATATTCCAGGCAAAATCTATTATATTCAACACGTTATGCCTTTGCATCCTCTTGATTCTGGCAATCGATTGATTTTAAAGTGTGGATTGTTGTTTAAGTTTAAGAGCCTAAAGTTCATTGCGGTTTCTGATTTTTGCAGAAACAAAATGGCGGAAAATTGGGGAATCCTGGTGAGAAATACGGAAGTGATTTATAATTATTTTGATGGGACTGATACGGCAAGAATCTCAAGTGATAAGATCAGAATACTCTCACTGGCTCGTGCTGATGAGGCGAGAAATCCAGTATTATTCGCGGAATTAGGTAATATAATTACCGATTTAAGGGACAACGTCATATTTGTTTGGGCGGGCTCAGGTGATGCCCTTGGTGAAGCGAAGGCAAGAGTAAAAAATCACAATAAAGTGCAGTTTATAGGTCATCGGAATGATGTTCCTGAGCTTTATGCTAATTCAGATATATATTTTAACCCAGCAAATAGAGAGGCGCATGGAATCTCTGTTGTTGGAGCAATGTGTTACGGCTTGCCTGTGGTCGCCACCAACAATGGAGGGACTGTTGAATCTGTTTTGGATGGAGAAACAGGTTTTCTTGTGGATGTTGCAAATAAAGATCAAATGATCGACAGATTATTGCAACTTATTGACAACAAGATGTTAAGAATTGAAATGGGAAGAAAAGCCAAATTGCGGTTTGAGCAACTATTTACTGCAAAGATTTGGTCTCGTAAAATGGACAATTTGCTTAAAGAAAATTTCTCCGTATTTGAAGTGGCTGATCGGAGACCGTCATCCTCGACTTAG
- a CDS encoding glycosyltransferase family 4 protein, with translation MTDTLAIYTPKIGERSETFIKRHIDSVYPGRTVVIAGSRVGAQWSVQCPALILDELSEPRFANVLFRACLEKAGWKHENPEIRAIREFLCQHQVTGAMGEYLNTALPWLEVCRDLGIRFYGHAHGYDVSQLLRSDSWREAYRKYQMADGIIVVNHVQRSRLIDLGLDEKRIHVVPCGVEVPDIPPTHRGVDGFIYCLSVGRMVPKKAPVLCLDAFRRAAEVIPALHLNYVGTGEQLASARQFVQAFKLEDRVDLMGGQPHEVIRDLMMKSDIYIQHGMTDQVTGDEEGLPVAIMEAMAHGLPIISTRHAGIPDAVVDQGTGLLVEEGDSVGMAKCLVELANDAELRRSMGREGWCRAKELFTWERERDSLQEIMGLTPLEL, from the coding sequence ATGACTGACACCTTAGCCATCTATACCCCAAAGATAGGGGAACGCTCCGAGACGTTTATCAAACGCCACATCGACAGTGTATATCCGGGACGGACTGTGGTGATTGCCGGTAGCCGGGTTGGTGCCCAGTGGTCCGTCCAGTGCCCTGCCCTGATCTTGGACGAATTGTCTGAGCCGAGGTTCGCTAACGTTTTGTTTCGAGCCTGTCTTGAGAAGGCGGGATGGAAACATGAGAATCCTGAAATCCGGGCGATACGGGAATTTCTCTGCCAACACCAGGTGACGGGCGCCATGGGGGAGTATCTCAATACCGCCCTTCCATGGTTGGAAGTATGCCGGGATCTAGGCATTCGCTTCTATGGTCATGCCCATGGGTATGATGTGTCGCAACTTCTGCGAAGCGACTCTTGGCGCGAGGCCTATCGCAAGTATCAAATGGCCGACGGTATCATCGTCGTCAATCACGTTCAGAGATCCCGTCTCATAGACTTAGGCCTTGATGAAAAACGTATTCATGTCGTCCCCTGCGGTGTGGAGGTGCCGGACATTCCCCCAACTCATCGAGGCGTGGATGGGTTTATATATTGTCTTTCGGTGGGAAGAATGGTCCCGAAAAAGGCGCCAGTGCTGTGCCTCGATGCATTCCGGCGTGCTGCTGAAGTGATTCCTGCGCTGCATCTTAATTATGTTGGCACTGGTGAACAACTGGCCTCCGCCAGGCAGTTTGTCCAAGCGTTCAAACTCGAAGACAGGGTTGATCTTATGGGCGGCCAACCTCATGAGGTGATCCGTGACCTTATGATGAAATCAGATATCTATATTCAGCACGGCATGACCGATCAGGTTACAGGGGATGAAGAGGGACTGCCGGTGGCCATTATGGAGGCCATGGCTCACGGGCTTCCGATTATTTCGACACGCCACGCTGGCATACCGGATGCCGTCGTTGACCAAGGCACAGGTTTGCTAGTGGAGGAGGGCGACAGTGTAGGGATGGCGAAGTGTTTGGTTGAACTCGCGAACGATGCTGAATTGCGCCGGAGCATGGGACGCGAAGGGTGGTGCCGGGCAAAGGAATTGTTTACTTGGGAGCGTGAGCGGGACAGCCTTCAAGAGATCATGGGATTAACCCCTTTGGAATTATGA
- a CDS encoding glycoside hydrolase family 99-like domain-containing protein, which produces MNTHVRAIAFYLPQFHPIPENDRWWGRGFTEWSNVVKAKPLFEGHYQPHLPADLGFYDLRVPEVREQQAELARDAGIEGFCYWHYWFGSGKRALERVFNEVVQSGQPDFPFCLAWANESWTGRWHGLDDQVIFEQTYPGLDDWRNHFMALLPAFWDRRYVEVDGRKLFILYRPAWIPDLAGFVNYWNGLAHEHGFKGFYFVSGDLNSSGRPFEELDGVFLRSIGNAMHECRTPIPSLRWNYRARRLIARIVLRRKIPPVKMPLCCPYEAFVKKYGAWELGDKMFPCAVPNWDNTPRCGVRGEVLIGATPELFASLVRTQVQKLASRPLEHRLLFIKSWNEWAEGNYVEPDAQFGKGCLEALKRELKQND; this is translated from the coding sequence ATGAACACTCATGTTAGAGCGATTGCTTTCTATCTCCCTCAGTTTCATCCCATCCCTGAGAATGATCGGTGGTGGGGAAGAGGGTTTACGGAATGGTCTAATGTGGTCAAGGCGAAGCCGTTGTTTGAGGGGCATTATCAGCCTCATCTCCCGGCAGATCTTGGATTTTATGATCTGAGGGTTCCTGAGGTGCGTGAACAGCAGGCGGAGTTGGCTCGGGATGCTGGTATTGAAGGATTTTGCTATTGGCACTATTGGTTTGGCAGCGGTAAACGGGCGCTTGAACGTGTATTCAACGAGGTGGTGCAATCGGGGCAGCCGGACTTTCCCTTTTGCTTGGCTTGGGCCAATGAAAGTTGGACAGGAAGATGGCATGGATTAGACGACCAAGTGATCTTTGAGCAGACTTATCCCGGTCTCGATGATTGGCGAAACCATTTCATGGCCCTTTTGCCCGCCTTTTGGGATCGGCGCTATGTCGAAGTGGATGGCCGGAAATTGTTTATTCTCTACCGCCCCGCATGGATACCTGATCTTGCCGGGTTCGTAAACTATTGGAACGGACTCGCCCATGAACATGGGTTCAAGGGTTTCTACTTTGTCTCTGGCGACTTGAATTCCTCCGGTCGTCCATTCGAAGAACTCGATGGAGTTTTCCTCCGGAGCATTGGGAATGCCATGCATGAGTGCAGGACACCCATCCCCAGTTTGCGATGGAATTATCGTGCGAGACGATTGATCGCAAGAATTGTGTTGCGCCGCAAAATACCCCCGGTGAAAATGCCGTTGTGTTGTCCCTATGAAGCGTTTGTAAAAAAATACGGCGCATGGGAACTCGGGGATAAGATGTTCCCTTGTGCCGTTCCGAATTGGGATAATACGCCACGCTGTGGAGTTCGGGGCGAGGTGTTGATAGGGGCGACGCCTGAGTTGTTCGCATCCCTAGTCAGGACGCAGGTTCAAAAACTTGCCTCGCGGCCACTAGAGCACCGATTACTGTTCATTAAGTCCTGGAATGAGTGGGCTGAAGGAAACTATGTTGAACCAGACGCGCAGTTTGGAAAAGGCTGTCTGGAGGCGTTGAAACGCGAACTTAAGCAAAACGATTAA
- a CDS encoding glycosyltransferase family 4 protein, which produces MKIAVWHNLPSGGGFRALFDQVRGLVRGGHQVEIWCPESAERILLPIDQVAKVHRLPLSAAGHSVLRNDAFRLAWQRYKTVQHALRALENHVRQCAEEIQQGEFDVILAHPSRLFYMHPLARFTQIPSVLYLQEIYRCIHEARPALPWEALPDPVRRYGSPSYWRWFAINLLDTQTDRMVMREERKAAMEWDAILCNSFFSRETIVRAYGIDARVCYLGIDTSSFSPTTGVRSNYLLGLGGLDINKCVHLAIEALGQLPMKGRPALKWVCNYTNSQYQQQCEALARHLGVDFVCETRLPEEFLRIRLQQALALVYPSCLEPFGYAPLEANACGTPVIAIAEGGIRETVQDGVNGLLIENRQPVNWAAAISRLITEPGLQEKLARQSIAWVGQKWTVDAAAARLERELESVVSKGKRNNSAESVMKVPAL; this is translated from the coding sequence ATGAAGATAGCTGTATGGCATAACCTTCCAAGCGGGGGCGGCTTCAGGGCCCTGTTTGATCAAGTTCGTGGTCTTGTTAGAGGCGGGCATCAGGTCGAAATCTGGTGCCCGGAAAGTGCGGAGCGGATCCTGTTGCCTATAGATCAAGTGGCAAAGGTTCATAGGCTCCCCTTATCGGCTGCGGGGCACAGTGTTCTGCGAAATGACGCCTTCAGACTTGCGTGGCAACGATATAAAACTGTGCAGCATGCACTGCGAGCACTTGAAAATCATGTACGGCAATGTGCGGAGGAAATACAGCAAGGTGAATTTGATGTAATTTTAGCTCATCCCTCAAGATTGTTTTACATGCATCCACTCGCTCGTTTTACGCAGATCCCATCTGTTCTCTACTTGCAGGAAATCTATCGTTGTATCCATGAAGCCCGTCCTGCCTTACCATGGGAAGCCTTGCCCGATCCTGTGAGGCGTTATGGTTCACCCTCTTACTGGCGTTGGTTTGCGATTAACTTGCTGGACACACAAACCGATCGTATGGTTATGCGAGAAGAGCGGAAGGCTGCTATGGAATGGGATGCAATCCTGTGCAATTCCTTCTTCTCCCGCGAGACGATTGTGCGTGCCTACGGTATTGACGCCAGAGTCTGCTATCTAGGAATCGACACCTCTTCATTTTCGCCAACGACTGGTGTCCGGTCAAATTACCTTCTTGGTTTGGGTGGGCTTGATATAAATAAATGTGTACATTTGGCAATTGAGGCGCTTGGACAATTGCCGATGAAAGGAAGGCCCGCTCTAAAATGGGTCTGTAATTATACAAATTCCCAGTATCAGCAACAATGTGAAGCGCTGGCTCGTCATTTAGGGGTGGATTTTGTATGCGAAACCCGGCTGCCGGAGGAGTTTTTGCGAATACGATTGCAGCAGGCTCTGGCTTTAGTATATCCGTCATGTCTTGAGCCATTTGGCTATGCGCCACTTGAAGCTAATGCTTGCGGCACTCCCGTTATTGCCATTGCCGAGGGCGGAATCCGGGAGACGGTGCAGGATGGTGTTAATGGTCTTCTCATTGAAAATCGCCAGCCTGTTAATTGGGCTGCCGCCATAAGTCGCCTGATAACAGAGCCTGGCCTGCAGGAAAAACTTGCCCGACAATCAATAGCGTGGGTTGGTCAGAAGTGGACGGTTGATGCCGCCGCTGCGAGGCTTGAGCGTGAACTCGAATCTGTTGTTTCCAAAGGGAAGAGAAATAACTCCGCAGAATCTGTGATGAAAGTGCCAGCATTATGA
- a CDS encoding glycosyltransferase family 9 protein: MTWIRLGRPGICFRGAGGIGDDLLCTAVLRELSRRHMGGVCMVTAHPEIFTRNRDVALVATPGARMVRKIQEFGGQFIILSYESYDVDNDLNEPPRRHIIAEMCAKAGIRGFVNLRPYLNLRADEVKDYSWAKGKIVIQSSGMASRFPMPNREWYPEQFMETVGLLAGKYDVIQIGSPRDPILPGVIDLRGKTSMRESAALFSQARLYVGAVGLLMHLARAVECPAVIIYGGREAPWQTGYSCNFNICEQLPCSPCWRRHTCDHQHECMTRITSNRVVEAIYTMLATPRSPLVVDEFFIG; this comes from the coding sequence TTGACTTGGATTCGATTAGGAAGGCCTGGGATTTGTTTCCGTGGAGCGGGTGGCATCGGGGATGATCTGCTATGTACTGCTGTCCTGCGGGAATTGAGCCGTCGCCACATGGGTGGTGTTTGCATGGTGACTGCGCATCCTGAAATATTCACGCGAAACCGTGATGTAGCACTAGTGGCAACGCCTGGTGCCAGGATGGTTCGTAAAATTCAAGAGTTTGGGGGCCAATTTATCATACTCAGTTATGAGAGTTACGATGTCGATAACGATCTGAATGAACCGCCCCGGCGCCATATCATTGCGGAGATGTGTGCGAAGGCCGGAATACGGGGTTTTGTGAATTTGCGGCCGTACTTGAACCTTCGGGCAGACGAGGTGAAGGATTATTCTTGGGCAAAAGGGAAGATTGTCATCCAAAGTTCAGGGATGGCATCGCGTTTTCCGATGCCTAACCGGGAGTGGTATCCAGAACAGTTTATGGAGACAGTGGGACTGTTGGCGGGTAAGTATGACGTGATTCAAATTGGTTCACCCCGCGACCCGATATTGCCAGGGGTTATCGACTTACGGGGCAAAACAAGCATGAGAGAATCTGCCGCATTGTTTAGTCAAGCACGACTTTATGTTGGTGCTGTGGGGTTGTTAATGCATCTGGCGCGGGCTGTGGAGTGTCCGGCAGTAATTATTTATGGCGGACGAGAAGCTCCATGGCAGACGGGGTACTCATGTAATTTCAATATCTGCGAACAATTACCTTGTTCCCCCTGCTGGCGCCGGCATACATGCGATCATCAGCACGAATGTATGACTAGAATTACTTCAAACCGAGTGGTGGAGGCGATTTATACCATGCTGGCAACTCCCCGTTCTCCTTTAGTTGTGGATGAATTCTTTATTGGGTAA
- a CDS encoding adenylyltransferase/cytidyltransferase family protein codes for MKLDSSDFVDNGNISEGDDVDILGNSLNKLVGWLELVQLRGQWKLLGKTVIWTNGCFDLLHIGHVRSLQRAKAVGHILVVGVNSDKSVRTLKGDTRPIVPLVDRMQMLAALECVDYVVSFDELTPERCLLELQPDIHCKGADYAPPGGKPIPEASLVYSYGGKIIYIPIEGGISTTSIIKSIGQGK; via the coding sequence ATGAAGCTGGACAGTAGTGATTTCGTCGATAATGGCAATATATCTGAAGGTGACGATGTGGATATTCTGGGAAATAGCCTGAATAAATTGGTGGGATGGTTAGAACTTGTCCAGTTGCGTGGGCAATGGAAATTACTTGGAAAGACAGTCATTTGGACGAATGGATGTTTCGACTTGTTGCATATTGGCCATGTTAGATCCTTGCAGAGAGCTAAAGCAGTAGGACATATATTGGTGGTGGGGGTTAACAGTGATAAGTCTGTACGGACTCTTAAAGGGGATACCCGTCCCATTGTGCCACTAGTGGATAGAATGCAAATGTTGGCGGCGTTAGAATGTGTGGATTATGTTGTGAGTTTTGATGAACTGACTCCTGAACGCTGTCTTTTGGAATTACAGCCAGATATTCATTGTAAGGGTGCCGATTATGCTCCACCCGGAGGGAAACCCATTCCTGAGGCTTCTCTAGTTTATAGTTATGGGGGTAAAATTATTTATATTCCGATTGAAGGCGGAATCTCAACAACGTCGATTATCAAAAGTATTGGTCAGGGAAAGTAG